In Triticum aestivum cultivar Chinese Spring chromosome 5B, IWGSC CS RefSeq v2.1, whole genome shotgun sequence, the following proteins share a genomic window:
- the LOC123117137 gene encoding peroxidase 2 encodes MATASSKVVVLMAFMAAALSSVSMAAGLQHGFYYSSCPQAEDTVRNVVQGMINNDPTMGAAFVRLFFHDCFVRGCDASILLDPTTSNPQTEKTTIPLRGYDAVNKIKAAVEAVCSRVVSCADILAFAARDSIVASGGFNFHMPSGRLDGFQSIADEVFQGIPSPAFQLQELLDNFATKGLNAEDLVVLSGAHSFGLTHCNFVTPRLYPTVDSTMNATFAAALKKVCPPPRNGGGFISVSNNRVTDPNKLSNQFYHNVASGQVLFTSDQTLMDQTPTTGNKTAAMVADNAANPIAWMARFAGAMVKMGAIDVLTGTDPGEVRKVCFATNNAS; translated from the exons ATGGCGACGGCATCCAGCAAGGTTGTGGTGCTCATGGCGTTCATGGCCGCTGCGCTGAGCTCTGTGTCGATGGCCGCCGGGCTGCAGCACGGCTTCTACTACTCGTCGTGCCCGCAAGCCGAGGACACGGTGAGGAACGTCGTGCAAGGCATGATCAACAACGACCCCACCATGGGCGCCGCCTTTGTTCGCCTCTTCTTCCACGATTGCTTTGTCAGG GGTTGTGATGCCTCCATTCTGCTAGACCCGACCACCAGCAACCCGCAAACTGAGAAAACAACAATCCCTCTGCGCGGGTACGACGCCGTGAACAAGATCAAGGCCGCCGTGGAGGCCGTCTGCTCTCGTGTCGTCTCATGTGCCGACATCCTGGCCTTTGCAGCGCGTGACTCCATCGTCGCCTCAGGAGGTTTCAACTTTCACATGCCATCCGGCCGCCTCGACGGCTTCCAATCAATCGCCGACGAGGTCTTCCAAGGCATCCCATCCCCAGCATTTCAGCTTCAAGAACTCCTTGACAACTTCGCCACCAAAGGCCTCAACGCGGAGGACCTGGTGGTGCTCTCCGGCGCGCACTCCTTCGGCCTCACGCACTGCAACTTTGTCACCCCACGGTTGTACCCCACCGTCGACTCCACTATGAATGCCACCTTTGCGGCGGCGCTCAAGAAGGTGTGCCCGCCGCCGAGGAACGGCGGGGGATTCATCTCCGTGAGCAACAACCGCGTGACGGATCCGAACAAGCTGAGCAACCAGTTCTACCATAACGTGGCCTCTGGGCAGGTATTATTCACGTCGGACCAGACATTGATGGACCAGACACCGACGACCGGCAACAAGACGGCGGCCATGGTAGCCGACAACGCTGCTAACCCCATCGCGTGGATGGCCAGGTTCGCGGGTGCTATGGTGAAGATGGGAGCCATCGACGTGCTTACCGGGACCGACCCTGGCGAAGTCAGGAAGGTCTGCTTCGCCACCAACAATGCGAGCTAG
- the LOC123115089 gene encoding zinc finger A20 and AN1 domain-containing stress-associated protein 7-like, with translation MDVTLIFLCVINLICKNGLQPRPLRNLERSIVARRSRASRAPGAPIDPRKCSRTTYVAAMDASTTAQRRKCPDKEETAGLCANGCGFFGAAATGNMCSKCYLEHVIIGTANTVAASTGPPEKKAKIIVAVPSSDGAAASSTAAALDSSVTSVKQPPVAANRCATCSKKVGLLGFRCRCEGTFCSVHRYSEKHDCAFDYKTTGQEQIAKHNPVVVADKISRRI, from the exons ATGGACGTGACATTAATTTTtctttgtgttatcaatttaatttgcAAAAATGGACTCCAG CCCCGCCCCCTCCGTAACCTCGAGCGCTCCATTGTCGCACGAAGATCACGCGCGTCTCGGGCTCCCGGCGCCCCAATAGACCCGCGGAAGTGTTCGCGGACTACGTACGTGGCGGCGATGGACGCATCGACGACGGCGCAGAGGCGCAAGTGCCCTGACAAGGAGGAGACAGCCGGCTTGTGCGCCAACGGCTGCGGCTTCTtcggcgccgccgccaccggcaaCATGTGCTCCAAGTGCTACCTGGAGCACGTCATCATCGGCACCGCTAACACCGTGGCCGCCTCGACCGGGcctccggagaagaaggccaagattATCGTCGCCGTCCCGTCCTCCGATGGTGCGGCCGCTTCCTCCACCGCAGCCGCACTTGACTCCTCCGTGACGTCCGTGAAGCAGCCGCCGGTGGCGGCGAACCGGTGCGCGACGTGCAGCAAGAAGGTGGGCCTGCTGGGGTTCCGATGCCGCTGCGAGGGCACCTTCTGCAGCGTGCACCGCTACTCGGAGAAGCACGACTGTGCATTCGACTACAAGACCACCGGCCAGGAGCAGATCGCCAAGCACAACCCTGTCGTGGTTGCGGACAAGATTTCCCGAAGGATCTGA
- the LOC123117139 gene encoding basic blue protein-like — protein sequence MASPKVALAAMAVIVAVAALLPATASTASYTVGDDSGWDVGVDYRAWASGRKFRVGDTLEFLYSLGEAEHNVVLVDAQSFGACSVPSNAPTLTTDDDKVSLTQAGQWLFICGIEGHCQDGMKLAVNVH from the exons ATGGCCTCTCCTAAAGTCGCGCTCGCCGCCAtggccgtcatcgtcgccgtggcCGCCTTGCTCCCGGCGACGGCCTCCACGGCGTCGTACACGGTCGGCGACGACTCCGGGTGGGACGTCGGGGTCGACTACCGCGCCTGGGCCAGCGGcaga AAGTTCAGAGTCGGCGACACCCTCG AGTTTTTGTACTCGTTGGGGGAGGCCGAGCACAACGTGGTGTTGGTGGACGCGCAGAGCTTCGGGGCGTGCAGCGTGCCGAGCAACGCGCCGACGCTGACCACCGACGACGACAAGGTGTCGCTGACGCAGGCCGGGCAGTGGCTCTTCATCTGCGGCATCGAGGGCCACTGCCAGGACGGCATGAAGCTCGCCGTCAACGTCCACTGA
- the LOC123117138 gene encoding zinc finger A20 and AN1 domain-containing stress-associated protein 7, translating to MDASATTQKRKCLDKEETAGMCANGCGFFGAAATGNMCSKCYLDHVTHTANAMPTSTGPPEKKARMIVAVPSSDVAAASSTAAAVESSATSVKQPPVAANRCATCRKKVGLLGFRCRCEGTFCSVHRYSEKHDCGFDYKTAGQEQIAKHNPVVVADKITRRI from the coding sequence ATGGACGCATCGGCGACGACGCAGAAGCGCAAGTGCCTGGACAAGGAGGAGACGGCCGGCATGTGCGCCAACGGTTGCGGCTTCTtcggcgccgccgccaccggcaaCATGTGCTCCAAGTGCTACCTGGACCACGTAACCCACACCGCTAACGCCATGCCCACCTCAACCGGGCCtccggagaagaaggccaggatGATCGTCGCCGTCCCGTCCTCTGATGttgcggccgcctcctccaccgccgccgcagtTGAATCCTCTGCGACGTCCGTGAAGCAGCCGCCGGTGGCGGCGAACCGGTGCGCGACGTGCCGCAAGAAGGTGGGCCTGCTGGGGTTCCGATGCCGCTGCGAGGGCACCTTCTGCAGCGTGCACCGCTACTCGGAGAAGCACGACTGCGGATTCGACTACAAGACCGCCGGCCAGGAGCAGATCGCCAAGCACAACCCTGTCGTGGTTGCGGACAAGATCACCCGAAGGATCTGA